One window of the Microplitis demolitor isolate Queensland-Clemson2020A chromosome 10, iyMicDemo2.1a, whole genome shotgun sequence genome contains the following:
- the LOC103577290 gene encoding oligoribonuclease isoform X4, with the protein MFVKKSLEIVYRNLKFIKHNLYIYDRKLHIPKVTIKMKNNIVWMDMEMTGLDIENDKILEIACLVTNEDLKIISTDFQIVIHQPDDVLNKMNSWCIRTHSASGLLDAVKSSKNTMQDAENKLMEFLRTYAVEKITPLAGNTIWMDRIFLRKYLPIVDEYLNYRIIDVSTIKELARRWNSQVFEEGPSKRYNHRGLNDIKESIVELEYYKKSFFKL; encoded by the exons ATGTTTGTGAAGAAGAGTTTAGAGATAGTCTACAGAAacctaaaatttattaaacataaccTATATATTTATG ATAGAAAACTGCATATCCCAAAAGTAACTataaagatgaaaaataatattgtctgGATGGATATGGAG ATGACCGGATTAGAcattgaaaatgataaaatattagaaattgcTTGCTTAGTAACaaatgaagatttaaaaataataagcacTGATTTTCAAATCGTAATACACCAACCTGATGatgtattgaataaaatgaatagtTGGTGCATTAGAACTCATTCTGCG TCAGGATTACTTGATGCAGTAAAGAGCAGTAAAAACACAATGCAAGATgccgaaaataaattaatggagTTTTTGCGAACTTATGCAGTCGAAAAAATAACTCCATTAGCAGGTAACACTATTTGGATGGACcgaatttttttacgtaaatatCTACCAATTGTcgatgaatatttaaattatcgaatTATCGATGTATCAACTATCAAAGAATTAGCACG acgtTGGAACTCACAAGTATTTGAAGAAGGACCAAGTAAAAGATACAATCATCGTGGGTTAAATGATATAAAAGAAAGTATTGTAGAATTAGAATACTATAAGAAATCATTCTTCAAGTTATAA